The proteins below are encoded in one region of Deltaproteobacteria bacterium:
- a CDS encoding thioesterase family protein codes for MGDFGIDTAVEGRDGHYRARLSRDWEIWGPNGGYVAAIALRAAGAATPLKRPASFTCHFLSVAAFDVVDLRVTTLRATKRAASLRVSMTQQERPILEAIVWVVDEVPGLEHDVAQMPTVPTPDALKSIEELVAPEDRKSGYAFWQNLESRPIEWVPWTERKAGAPEWREWYRFRPTATFGDPFTDAARSLLLIDTLVWPACCRAYEADTMPFMAPSLDVTAHFHRAAPTSEWLLCDASAAIAAHGLIGGRVTIWSVDGQQLASGGAQLLCRPWPKPSDA; via the coding sequence ATGGGTGACTTCGGGATCGACACGGCCGTCGAAGGACGTGACGGCCACTATCGCGCGCGATTGTCACGCGATTGGGAGATCTGGGGTCCGAACGGCGGCTATGTCGCCGCCATCGCGCTGCGCGCCGCCGGCGCCGCGACGCCGCTCAAGCGTCCGGCGAGCTTCACCTGCCACTTTCTCAGTGTCGCCGCGTTCGATGTGGTTGACCTGCGGGTAACCACGCTGCGTGCGACCAAACGTGCGGCGTCGCTGCGTGTGTCGATGACGCAGCAAGAGCGGCCGATCCTCGAAGCCATCGTCTGGGTGGTCGATGAGGTGCCGGGACTCGAGCACGACGTAGCGCAGATGCCGACCGTGCCGACGCCTGATGCGCTGAAATCGATTGAAGAGCTGGTCGCGCCCGAAGATCGTAAGAGTGGCTACGCGTTCTGGCAGAACCTCGAGTCGCGACCGATCGAATGGGTACCGTGGACCGAGCGCAAGGCGGGCGCGCCGGAGTGGCGCGAATGGTATCGCTTCCGGCCGACGGCGACGTTCGGCGATCCATTCACCGACGCGGCGCGCTCGCTGCTGCTGATCGACACGCTGGTGTGGCCGGCGTGCTGCCGGGCATACGAAGCCGACACGATGCCGTTTATGGCGCCGAGTCTCGACGTCACCGCGCACTTTCATCGCGCCGCTCCGACATCGGAGTGGTTGTTGTGCGATGCATCGGCGGCGATTGCCGCGCACGGCCTGATTGGCGGCCGGGTGACGATCTGGTCGGTCGATGGTCAGCAGCTCGCCAGCGGCGGCGCGCAGTTGTTGTGCCGCCCATGGCCCAAGCCGAGCGACGCTTGA
- the ilvE gene encoding branched-chain-amino-acid transaminase, translating into MHIYIDGEWYSRETAKVSVFDHGLLYGDGVFEGIRVYNRRIFRLEAHLDRLYASALALALTIPLDRAQMTAAVRETVRRNEKEDAYIRLVVTRGAGDLGIDPRKCARASVIIIVTDISVYPRELYASGIKVITSATRQVSHDAFDPRVKSLNYLKNILAKTDANRAGVHEAIMLNADGFIAECTADNFYVVRGGRLLTPSPQDGALEGITRGAILELAAEAGIAANEARLTRYDVYTADECFVSGTGAELMPVTEADGRPIADSKPGPITRKLTEAFQALVRHEGEPIW; encoded by the coding sequence ATGCACATCTACATCGACGGCGAATGGTATTCACGCGAGACCGCCAAGGTTTCGGTCTTCGATCACGGCCTGCTCTACGGCGACGGTGTGTTCGAGGGCATCCGGGTCTACAACCGGCGAATTTTCCGACTCGAGGCGCACCTCGATCGGCTCTACGCCTCGGCGCTGGCGCTGGCGCTGACGATCCCACTCGATCGCGCGCAGATGACGGCGGCGGTGCGAGAGACCGTGCGGCGCAATGAGAAGGAAGACGCCTACATTCGCCTCGTCGTCACCCGGGGCGCCGGCGATCTGGGAATTGATCCACGCAAATGCGCGCGCGCCAGCGTGATCATCATCGTCACCGATATCTCGGTCTATCCGCGCGAGCTGTACGCCAGCGGCATCAAGGTCATAACATCGGCGACGCGGCAGGTGTCGCACGACGCCTTCGATCCCCGCGTGAAGTCGCTCAACTACCTCAAGAACATCCTGGCGAAGACCGATGCCAACCGCGCCGGAGTGCACGAAGCCATCATGCTCAACGCCGATGGCTTCATCGCCGAGTGTACCGCCGACAATTTCTACGTCGTGCGCGGTGGTCGTTTGCTGACGCCGTCGCCGCAGGACGGTGCACTCGAAGGCATTACGCGCGGCGCGATTCTCGAACTCGCCGCCGAAGCCGGTATCGCTGCAAATGAAGCGCGGTTGACGCGCTATGACGTCTATACTGCGGACGAATGTTTCGTCAGCGGTACGGGAGCGGAGTTGATGCCGGTCACCGAAGCTGACGGCCGCCCCATCGCCGACAGTAAGCCTGGCCCGATCACACGCAAATTGACCGAAGCCTTCCAGGCGTTGGTGCGGCACGAAGGCGAGCCGATCTGGTGA